A window of Thermus filiformis genomic DNA:
TCCTCAACGGGGTCACCGCGCTCTTCGCCGTCTTCGGCTTCGCCCAAAGCGGCTACGTGGACTGGCGCAAGGCCCTGCTCCTCGCCCTGGTCACCACGGCCTTCGCCCCCCTGGGGGCCTGGCTGGTCCAGCGGGTCCAGGTGGGTTGGGTGTGGTGGGTCTACCTGGCGGCGGTGGCCTATCTGGCCTACAACCTCTTCCGGCCGGTGAAGGCCGAAGCGACCCGGGAGAACTTCCCCCTGGCCCTGATCCTGGCCGCCCCCATCTCGGTCCTGGCCGGGTTTTTAGGCGTGGGGCCGGGGTTCTTGCTGATGCCCACCCTGATCCTCACCGGCCACGATCCCAAGCAGGCGGCGGGCATCAACGCCTTCGCCGTCACCCCGCCTTCCTTCTCCGCCCTCCTGCCTCACCTGGCCACCGCCCGCCTCGAGCCCGGCCTCACCCTGGCCCTCCTGGTGGCCGGGGCGCTCGGCTCGTACCTGGGCTCCCGGCTCACCAGCCTCTACATTCCCCCGGCCCGCCTCAAGCAGATCTTCGGGGTGATGATCCTGCTGGCCACCTTGTACAAGGTCTTCCAGCTCTACGCTTGAGTAGACTGGGGCCCAGGGCGCCTTCCGCCCCTTCGCGAGGAGCAGGGTATGGACCTATTCCGCTACCCCTTTCCCTCCCGCCGGACGGTGGTCCTGGGCCACCGCTTCGGCCTGGCCACCAGCCAACCCCTGGCCGCCCTGGCGGGCCTGGAGATCTACCTGCAAGGAGGCGGGGCGGTGGACGCGGCTTTGGCCGCCGCCATCGCCCTCACCGTGGTGGAGCCCACCTCTAACGGCATCGGCGGGGACGCCCTGGCCATCGTCTGGGACGGGGAGGCCCAGGGGCTGAATAGCACGGGGAAAAGCCCCCTCCACCTCCCGCCCCTCTCCCGGCTGGACGAGCGGGGCTGGGAGGCGGTCACCGTCCCCGGGGCGGTGGCCGCCTGGCGGGCGCTTTGGGAGCGGTGGGGCCGACTCCCCTTTGAGGCCCTCTTCGCCCCGGCCATCCGCTACGCCCGGGAGGGGTTCGCCCTCTCCCCCGAGGTGGCCCGGAGCTGGAAGCGGGCGGAAGGGGTCTACCTGCCTTTGGAGGGGGAGGTCCACCGGGCCTTCCGGGAGGTCTTCTTCCCCGAAGGACGGGCCCCGGCCCCCGGGGAGGTGGTCCGGCTGCCCCTGCACGCCGAGACCCTGGAGGAGATCGCCCGGACGGGCGGGGAGAGCTTCTACCGGGGGGCGCTCGCCGAGGCCCTCCTCCGCTTCAGCGAGGCCACGGGGGGGTACCTGAGCCGGGAGGACCTTTGGGGCCACGCCCCCGAGTGGGTCCGGCCCCTTTCCACCTCCTACCGGGGGTATACGGTGCACGAGCTTCCCCCCAGCACCCAAGGGGTGGCCGTCCTCCTCGCCCTGAACCTCCTCGAGGGGTTTGACCTCAAGGGGATGGGGGAGGTGGAGCGGCTCCACGTCCAGCTCGAGGCCATGAAGCTGGCCTTTTCCGACACCTACCGGCACGTGGCCGACCCCGCCTTCATGGAGGTCTCGCCCGAGGCCTTTTTGGACAAGGCCTACGCGGAGGAGAGGCGCCGCCTCATCGGGCCTGCGGCCCGGCCCTGGCCTGATCCCGGCCTCAAGCCCGGGGGGACGGTCTACCTGGCGGCGGCGGACGGGGAGCGGATGGTCTCCTTCATCCAGTCCAACTACATGGGCTTCGGGGCGGGCATCCTGGTCCCGGGGACGGGGATCGCCCTCCACAACCGGGGGGCGGGCTTCACCCTAGAGCCGGACCACCCGAACCGCCTGGCCCCGGGCAAGCGGCCCTTCCACACCCTCATCCCGGGCTTCCTGAGCCGGGAGGGGAGGCCCCTCGGGCCCTTCGGGGTCATGGGGGGGCTGATGCAGCCCCAGGGGCACGTCCAGGTCCTGGTCCACCTCCTGGACCTGGGCCACAACCCCCAGGCGGTCCTGGACGCCCCCAGGTGGCAGGTGGCCCCGAAGGAGGTCCTCCTGGAGCCGGGTTTCGGCCAGGCCCTGGCCCTGGCCCTAAAGGACCTGGGGCACCCCGTCCGCCTCGAGGCGGAGATGGGCCCCTTCGGCCGGGGGCAGATCATCCTAAGGGTGGGGGAGGCTTTGGCCCTGGGGACGGACCCCCGGGCGGACGGCCTGGCCCTGGCCCTCTAGTACCACCCCATCCTGGCTAGCGCCAGGATGGGGGCCCCGGTAAACCCTTTCCCCAGCCTTCTGACGGAGCCGCATATGCGAAGGAAAGGGCAGAAAAGGGTATAGCTCCCCGGGGCGCTCGGAAGGGTGGCCCGGACCCCTTTTCCTTGCCCGCCCAACCGGGTTGAATGGAGCCATGCGCTTCCTGGCCCTTTTCCTCCTTTTTCTTCCGGCCCTGGCCCAGCCCGTCTACCTCCGCCTCCCCCAGGCCCTCCTGGAGGGGGTGCGCCAGGGGGAGGCCCTGGCCTTCTACGGCCTCCCCTACGCCCGGGCGGAGCGGTTTGCTCCCCCTGAGGGGGTGGAGCCTCGGGGCCTCCTCCAGGCCCACACCCCTGGCCCTGCCTGCCCCCAACGCCCGGGGCTTTCCGCCCTCTTCGGAAGCCCCCTTCCCCCCCAGGACGAGGACTGCCTCAACCTAAACGTCTTCCTTCCCCTGCGCCCCCCGCCCCCCGGCGGCTTCCCGGTAATGGTCTTCATCCACGGGGGCGGCTTCCAGTCGGGCTCGGCCTCCGAGCCCATCTACGGGGGGGCCCAGCTCGCCGCGCAAGGGGTGGTGGTGGTCGCCCCCAACTACCGCCTGGGCCCCCTGGGCTTCCTCCCCTGGGAGGGCGGGGGGAACTGGGGGCTTCAGGACCTGGTGGAGGCCCTCAGGTTTGTCCGGAGGTACGCGGCCCACTTCGGGGGAGACCCGAACAACGTCACCCTCTTCGGGGAGTCGGCAGGGGCGATGCTCACCTGCACCCTCCTGGCGGTCCCCGAGGCGCGGGGCCTCTTCCACAAGGCCATCCTCCAGTCGGGGGGGTGCGAGGAGGTGCGCCCCCTGGCGGCGGACCTCCCCTTCGGGCGGCGCTACGCCCAGGCTTTGGGGTGCCAGGACCTGGACTGCCTGAGGCGGCTTCCTCTTTCCGCATTCTTCCGGGAGCCCGCCGTCCTCACCCAAGCGGCCTCCACCCTGCCCTTCAGCCTGAGCCCTTTCAAGCCCCACGTGGACGGCCGCCTCCTTCCCCAGACCCCCCTGCGGGCCCTGGAGGCGGGGGAGGCCGCCCCCGTCCCCTTGGTGGTGGGGAGCAACCAGGAGGAGCTCCTGCCTTTCTTCGGAGCCGGGAGCTGGCTCGAGGTGGAGCGCCTCCTGAGGCCCGTCTTGAGGGAGAAGACGGAGGCCGTCCTCGCCTTCTACCGGGCCCGCTACCCGAAGCCGCAGGAGGCCTACTGGCGCCTGGAGACGGACCGGCTCTTCCACTGCCCCGCCCTGGCCGCGGCCCGGGCCCAGGCCCCCCATGCCCCCACCTACCTCTACCGCTTCGCCTTCCGAAGCCCCGACCTCCCCTTTCTGGGAAGCTTTCACGGCCTCGAGCTCGCACCCCTCTTCGGGAACCTGGACCAGATGCCT
This region includes:
- a CDS encoding gamma-glutamyltransferase family protein; this translates as MDLFRYPFPSRRTVVLGHRFGLATSQPLAALAGLEIYLQGGGAVDAALAAAIALTVVEPTSNGIGGDALAIVWDGEAQGLNSTGKSPLHLPPLSRLDERGWEAVTVPGAVAAWRALWERWGRLPFEALFAPAIRYAREGFALSPEVARSWKRAEGVYLPLEGEVHRAFREVFFPEGRAPAPGEVVRLPLHAETLEEIARTGGESFYRGALAEALLRFSEATGGYLSREDLWGHAPEWVRPLSTSYRGYTVHELPPSTQGVAVLLALNLLEGFDLKGMGEVERLHVQLEAMKLAFSDTYRHVADPAFMEVSPEAFLDKAYAEERRRLIGPAARPWPDPGLKPGGTVYLAAADGERMVSFIQSNYMGFGAGILVPGTGIALHNRGAGFTLEPDHPNRLAPGKRPFHTLIPGFLSREGRPLGPFGVMGGLMQPQGHVQVLVHLLDLGHNPQAVLDAPRWQVAPKEVLLEPGFGQALALALKDLGHPVRLEAEMGPFGRGQIILRVGEALALGTDPRADGLALAL
- a CDS encoding carboxylesterase/lipase family protein, with the protein product MRFLALFLLFLPALAQPVYLRLPQALLEGVRQGEALAFYGLPYARAERFAPPEGVEPRGLLQAHTPGPACPQRPGLSALFGSPLPPQDEDCLNLNVFLPLRPPPPGGFPVMVFIHGGGFQSGSASEPIYGGAQLAAQGVVVVAPNYRLGPLGFLPWEGGGNWGLQDLVEALRFVRRYAAHFGGDPNNVTLFGESAGAMLTCTLLAVPEARGLFHKAILQSGGCEEVRPLAADLPFGRRYAQALGCQDLDCLRRLPLSAFFREPAVLTQAASTLPFSLSPFKPHVDGRLLPQTPLRALEAGEAAPVPLVVGSNQEELLPFFGAGSWLEVERLLRPVLREKTEAVLAFYRARYPKPQEAYWRLETDRLFHCPALAAARAQAPHAPTYLYRFAFRSPDLPFLGSFHGLELAPLFGNLDQMPFLPLFLSGQARERAEEMGRILRRYWVSFAYQDAPKGWPRWLEASEGEALLLDLPPRPLPLAALDPGSCALF
- a CDS encoding sulfite exporter TauE/SafE family protein, whose protein sequence is MNWVVLGGLFVLAVVSGMLGLGVAFAAVPFLSFFLPDLVHQVQPLALLLNGVTALFAVFGFAQSGYVDWRKALLLALVTTAFAPLGAWLVQRVQVGWVWWVYLAAVAYLAYNLFRPVKAEATRENFPLALILAAPISVLAGFLGVGPGFLLMPTLILTGHDPKQAAGINAFAVTPPSFSALLPHLATARLEPGLTLALLVAGALGSYLGSRLTSLYIPPARLKQIFGVMILLATLYKVFQLYA